CGAGGCTTTGGCGTCGCCACCTTCGATTGGCGCGGCCAAGGCGGTTCCGACCGGCTGATCCGTGATCGCCAGCGCGGCTATGTCAAATCCTTCCGCAACTATACGGCCGATCTGGAGCAGTTCTTCGAGGAGATCGTGCTACCCGATTGCCGCGGGCCGTATTACATCCTCGCCCATTCCGCGGGCGCCGTGATCACGCTGCTTGCGGCGCCGTCCATGGTGAACCGCGTGCGCCGCATGGTGCTGATCGCGCCGTTCCTGACACTGCCGGATCTGCCGGTCTCGATATCGACCGTCCGCCGCGTCTGTTCGTTCTTTTGTTTGCTGGGTCTTGGCCGGCTCTATGCCGCCTGGGGTCCGCGACCCAAGGTAACGGCGCCCTTCGAAACCAACAAGGTGACGTCCGATCCAGAGCGCTATCGCCGCAACACAGGGATCTACGAGGCGTTCCCGCAACTGGCGCTTGGCGGCCCGACGATCCGCTGGCTGCAAGCAGCTGCGAAGGCATCGGAAGCCATCAGCGACCCCGACTTCATGGCCCGCATCCAGGTGCCCTTGCTGATCATCGCCGCCGGCGCCGACCAGGTCGTCTCGACCAAGGCCGTGGAGGCATACGCCAGAAGTCTGAGGCTCGGTTCGCTGCTGATGATCGACGGCGCCAAGCACGAAATCCTGCAGGAAGTCGACTTATACCGCGAACAATTCCTCGCCGCCTTCGACGCCTTCATTCCCGGTTCGGACGACCCAACGGCCTGAGCGGCACCGCAGCCAGCCTCCGCGAGGACTGAACGATACGCCTCGGATCATCCGGCGGCACCAACAAGGAAGCCAATCAGCCGCGCAAGGCGGCCATGGCGGCGGCGTGAAGCTCCGGCGTCGCCGCCGCCAGCACATCGCCGCCCTTTTCCGCCGGCCCGCCGTCGAAAGTGGTGAC
The genomic region above belongs to Mesorhizobium sp. B4-1-4 and contains:
- a CDS encoding alpha/beta fold hydrolase codes for the protein MTDIFEDTPLFHATPDNPRPENATGGFFTTRDRKKIRYGLFAVVARPMRGTVVLLSGRNECIEKYFETIRDLAARGFGVATFDWRGQGGSDRLIRDRQRGYVKSFRNYTADLEQFFEEIVLPDCRGPYYILAHSAGAVITLLAAPSMVNRVRRMVLIAPFLTLPDLPVSISTVRRVCSFFCLLGLGRLYAAWGPRPKVTAPFETNKVTSDPERYRRNTGIYEAFPQLALGGPTIRWLQAAAKASEAISDPDFMARIQVPLLIIAAGADQVVSTKAVEAYARSLRLGSLLMIDGAKHEILQEVDLYREQFLAAFDAFIPGSDDPTA